A window of the Dermatophagoides farinae isolate YC_2012a chromosome 2, ASM2471394v1, whole genome shotgun sequence genome harbors these coding sequences:
- the LOC124493052 gene encoding uncharacterized protein LOC124493052, which translates to MPMCTSSQNSDTEITSTTTKTSSKSTKNNDSVKSINSNSHSTSTIIINKFNMLTSTTTASANQYLRPEYLPPVSSPLDANKSPLALLAKTCSSIGVDSPNLKSLNGSTNNSSGSSSSSTSSNGSFSNNDSNVTMNNNNRRTTPKTKSTSSSNDYFLDSSSHHHNHHHNNNNNNHHHHSKLNFKPYETNHHHHRKLTNERDKSTSSPLKSLTPNSSNNNKVPSPSSENNNKTSSSTSSAQPLSYTSLGLPDMHKDSLAAFYKAYGFLAPNCCPTTTPGSPYPSLMPPPIALDKTGAYPSIYPPTPPATAAAALAAYNYSQRVKGMMPATGAVSNPHCRDPYCAGQCGPLQHNSQHHPLALVALASSSASSTSTTPPSAAATGTNHRVDTNGHSSSQAVASNGTSSAVGNNSTQSSSNTPCTPATCPNGCNQCEHQRYLATLAAVYGNSFAALGTGYGVLQSPSAAAAASNAYASSLAAAAALQQHHQRMMAAAALAASAAPTATAGNVCNWIIGDNHHCGKRFNNSEELLQHLKTHTSSTATNNLNDTSSSANNSRNPSSSSPSINNQQQHSPSITGTPSPSAGSRAGTASINGSSSSTASPSPSSHHHHSNHRYHPYSKSMNLSNGNNTVTTSSASGTTNVSSASALPLTVAPTSAASLFGLNGTTTNGVGLGPYGHHNPHQHPHLTGTTPSPFTAAAAAAAAAAAGLPSPSPSNFYYPFIAPPNFLAGRIGPPVPP; encoded by the exons ATGCCAATGTGTACGAGCAGCCAAAATAGTGATACTGAAATaacgtcaacaacaacaaaaacatcatccAAATCGACGAAAAATAACGATTCGGtaaaatcgataaattcaaattctcattcaacatcgacaataataataaataaatttaatatGCTCacctcaacaacaacggcatcCGCCAATCAATACCTCAGACCGGAATATCTTCCACCGGTTTCAAGTccg TTGGACGCAAATAAAAGTCCATTGGCATTATTAGCTAAAACCTGTTCAAGCATTGGTGTTGATAGTCCTAATctaaaatcattgaatggttcgacaaataattcatccggatcatcatcatcatcaacatcatcgaatggTTCTTTCTCGAATAATGATTCTAATGtaacaatgaataataataatcgacgAACGacaccaaaaacaaaatccacatcatcatcaaatgattattttctaGATTCTagttctcatcatcataatcatcatcacaataataataataataatcatcatcatcattcaaagcTCAATTTCAAGCCTTATGaaactaatcatcatcatcatagaaaaTTAACAAATGAACGAGataaatcaacatcatcaccattgaaatcattaacgccaaattcttcaaataataataaagtgccatcaccatcgtcggaaaataataataaaacttcgtcatcaacatcatcggcACAACCGCTCAGTTATACTAGTTTAGGTCTACCCGATATGCATAAAGATTCATTGGCTGCATTCTATAAAGCTTATGGATTTTTAGCACCAAATTGTTGCCCAACAACGACACCTGGCTCACCATATCCATCATTAATGCCACCACCAATAGCATTGGATAAAACCGGTGCCTATCCATCGATATatccaccaacaccaccagcgacggctgctgctgctttaGCAGCTTATAATTATTCACAACGAGTTAAAGGAATGATGCCCGCTACCGGTGCTGTTTCAAATCCACATTGTCGTGATCCTTATTGTGCTGGACAATGTGGTCCACTTCAACATAATAGTCAACATCATCCATTAGCATTGGTGGCCTTAGCATCATCTTCTGCATCTTCGACATCAACAACACCTCCATCGGCTGCTGCTACCGGTACAAACCATAGGGTTGACACCAATGGCCATTCTTCTTCACAAGCCGTTGCATCAAATGGCACATCATCAGCGGTTGGAAATAATTCaactcaatcatcatcaaacacaccATGTACACCTGCAACATGTCCAAATGGTTGTAATCAATGTGAACATCAACGTTATTTGGCTACGTTAGCTGCTGTATATGGAAATTCATTTGCCGCTTTAGGCACCGGATACGGTGTTCTGCAATCACCATcggcagcagcagcggcaAGTAATGCCtatgcatcatcattggctgCTGCAGCCGcattacaacaacatcatcaacgtaTGATGGCTGCTGCAGCTTTAGCCGCTTCAGCAGCACCAACCGCCACAGCAGGAAATGTGTGCAATTGGATAATtggtgataatcatcattgcgGAAAACGTTTCAATAATAGTGAAGAATTATTACAACATCTAAAAACGCACACATCATCAACGGcaacaaataatttgaatgatacATCCTCATCGGCTAATAATAGTCGTAATCCAAGTTCATCGTCACCatcaataaacaatcaacagcaacattcACCATCGATAACCGgaacaccatcaccatcggCTGGTAGTCGTGCAGGAACAGCTTCAAttaatggatcatcatcatctacggCCAgtccatcaccatcatctcatcatcatcatagtaatcatcgttatcatccttattcaaaatcaatgaatttatcgAATGGTAATAATACAGTTACTACATCATCAGCTTCAGGTACAACCAATGTTTCATCAGCATCGGCACTCCCTCTCACAGTGGCACCAACATCGGCAGCATCATTATTTGGCCTAAACGGTACTACGACGAATGGCGTTGGTCTTGGACCATATGGCCATCATAATCCTCATCAACATCCACATTTAACAGGAACGacaccatcaccatttacggccgcagcagcagctgcagcggctgctgctgctggtttaccatcaccatctccatcaaatttttattatccatTTATAGCGCCACCAAATTTTCTTGCCGGTCGTATTGGACCACCGGTACCACCATaa